In the genome of Acaryochloris sp. CCMEE 5410, the window TCTATTCGCTCATCCTCTATCTCTTGGTTCCGAATGTAGGCACGAACTACTCCTTCATCCAAACCAACTGGCGACACATAATAACCACGCGCCCAAAAGCTCTCGCCTGAATAATTCCGACGCTTTCCCATAAATTGACGCGCTATTGCTATGGCACTCTTACCTTTCATAAAACCCACCACCCCTGAGACTGGATGCTTTGGTGGAATACTCATACCAAATCCGACTCATTAACCCCCGAAATATCTTATCTGTCAAGCTGGCCACCAATGGTAGTGAGTGAGAGCTTGAATGTCTGATTGCATTGTCATTAAAGTTCGACAGCGCTGCTCGAGCACATCTTCCAACTCATCCAGGGTCTCAAAGCATCGATTGGCCAGTGGTTCATCCGCTAGCCGCCACAACCGTTCAGCGGGCTGTAGCTCTGGAGAATAGGGGGGTAAAACCTTCAGATGAATGCCAGGTGGCACCACCCGATTCTTACAGGTATGCCATCCGGCTCCATCCAGAACGAGAAGAATCTGTTTGTGCTTTCCCGCTCCAACTTGCTGAGCAAAGCTTTGTAGGGCTTGATTAAACCATTCT includes:
- a CDS encoding IS630 family transposase is translated as MERRYPNAQVEVWSFDEHRLGLKPIIRKIWAPVGQRPIAEVDHRYEWTYLYGFVHPATGNTEWFILPRVNGEWFNQALQSFAQQVGAGKHKQILLVLDGAGWHTCKNRVVPPGIHLKVLPPYSPELQPAERLWRLADEPLANRCFETLDELEDVLEQRCRTLMTMQSDIQALTHYHWWPA